A window of Rhododendron vialii isolate Sample 1 chromosome 11a, ASM3025357v1 genomic DNA:
AATAGTATTTCTATGtaaattaatatatattttgtcagaAAGAACTCATATATTTTACACAATTGGCCTCCTCATTTATCCTCATACAGTATGTAATTGCTCAATTCATTTGTCATTTGTAATTATATACCTCGAGGTCCGATGAAATtagtaatatttttcatgtgcaaaaattttagttttgcatTCTAATATATCCTTGGCAAgattaaattttagaaaatgaaccCGAAAACTTTAAAAATATCGCATTATGATATTATGTCAGTTTGTaaaattttctctcaaattcTGACTCCGTCCCTGGATTTAGGTTACTTCGCCAAGAGATCAACATGGAAGTAATGAAgttgaatttagttttgttttaaagAGTCAGTAGTGAAGTGGCCAAAATTGGTTATTAGAGTATGGTAATACGgaataaagtaaaaaaacaaaaaatccattATGCCCATGCAGGTGCTGGCATCTCTATCTCTTGTTTAGGTTCTTGGAGTCTTGGGGCACCTCATGtataacaaaatcaaacaatcaaGCACGTGTTTGCGATAGTTGTACTGATTAATTTAGAATCTAGTTTCAGATTTTGTTgtagattttaaattttgaattttaataaatgTTGAGAAACCTATTTCTTGGGATTATGAGaattttattctctctttttttatgagtttgtgTTGCAGAATCTCAAAAGCTACTTtggaattttgaaaatctattccttttttgtttttgagactCTGTAGATTCGAGAATCCGTTAActagaattttcaaaaacactCAAAACTAATTTTGAAAAGCTATAATCTCAAAATCTGATAAAATAATTTCTCACAAACATGCACCAAAACTATatacatctttcaaacaaacaaCAAGTCAATAGATATCTAAGTAACGTATGTGGAAGGGGTTCAAGAAGACATTCCATTCATCACTTCTATTGACTATGGGTATATGTACATGTTGGGACCATAAGCCACAGTCTCTTTTTGTTGGCGAGTTCTACgacaaaacacacatataattgTATTCTCATTTACCGAGTTATAATTTATTTCTAGAATGTATGTTtaggaagtggaaggaaatcaatttttttgtattttaaaggTTGAGTTTTTAGGTAATGAGAGTGGAAGACAATAACCTTGTTAGGACCATCGCATATGTCCACCACATGCCGTGTGGGGTCCATTCTGGGCCCTaccaaaatatagaaaaatattcataaattttaaaataatcatTTATGGGATCCTGTAAAAATAAGTTCCAACAGATACTAGGAGGTATGTTTCTAAATTTGTAGAGGTGAAACTGTGACATTTTCGCAATTTTGCTCCTCCAAATTCAGAAAACATACCTACTGATatctgttggagctgattttttacaagacttcataaataattttttttagaatttatgagtattttttttgtatttttgtgaagCCTGAAGTAGGCCTCACACGGCGTGCAGTGGACATATGCAGTAGTTCCATCGGTGGTCCTAGACATTTTGGGAAGACAATCGAGGAAATCAAGAAAATCAAGGTGCTCAATTAATATATAGCAACTTCGGAAGGAAAGGAAATCAAGAAAAAGgtttcttgttatatatatatatatatatatatatatatatatatggcgaTGTTTCTCagaaattcaagatgcctgagcAACTCAAATAGgctttagagcatccacatctctctctttaCTCCCCTCTTCAAACTAAATTAAagagccaaaagaaaaaaaaacactcaaaaacCCTTGCATCAGTCTCTCTTCTTTCCTCTCTAATTTGAAAAAACTCTAACATTGCTACAGTTGCTAGTTTGGACAGCCGAGCAACTGTTCACTTGCTTCTCATTTTTATATTGTTTCCCAATCCCTCTTTCTGTACTccacctctttctctctctctgacttttATTCATTTTCCtgcttttgtttctctcttCGAGGCTAGGGAGAGTATTTAATTGAGATGAGTTTGATTATTTATTGAGAGGAGAGTGAAAGTAAAGAGCCTGATGCAgtagttattttaaaaatagGTAGCTAAAGTAGTAAATTGACTTTTTAAAGTGtaaattgatccaaaatatAGAGAGTCTGATGCGGATGCCCTTAGACACACTTCAGAGAGCAACTCTCCAATTTTCTACAATTTATTTATATGCAGCTCATTAGGGTTTCTAACTCACCCAACATATAAGAACCGCCCCAAGCACTTTATAACCCCAGAATACctctttgctttgtttttgAAGTGAACTTAATGATCATCGAGCAACAAGATTAACTTCAAGAAGTTTCTTCCAAACTTTGGTTCAACTATTTGAGTCATCTTATAGTGGATTTTTGAAAGCATCTCAGAGGATCAGGATTCAAGGTGTTCGACAATTAAACACTTGGTGCGGTGTATGTGAATTTGACAAATCGATCTATGGTTAGTCGGTAAAGATTGTTTTAAGTAAGGTCATtttgtaactgcacaatgatgGTCTTTAGTGTGTTGATTTTCTCCCgtgatttttaactttttcacaaggttttccacgtatatccttaCGTTCATCgtttataatttttcaattccttttattttgcttGTTAAGTATTCAGATAgtaaaacaaaaatttcaataCACATTAGAATTAAGTGTGTTTCATAGTTGTGTCACCCGAGATCACATTTGAGATCCACGttagagagaggagggagacaaaaatattttcatactTGTCTTATTAGCGTTGTGTCCGTTTAATACATaggataaccaaaaaaaagagtcaacaatatttttttttttccagtttgtgTATCGAACAGGCACATCGCTAACTAGTTCTAAATCGTTGATCTATACCCATTTACATTACTTAAGCTGTCGCGCCCTTTAAGCAAAATTATTAATAACTTGTCATAAATAAATTATTGTTATACTGTACATAATCCCAACAAAAGATTTTCCAAACTCATATCACCAATTATGAACAGATCAAACATACTACAGTACAGGGACTCCATCCCGAAATTCTACAAGGAAAAGATTAGAAAAAGTTAAGTCCATTACAGTTCTTCAAAtgtcaataaaaaaatgataataaagTTACTAGTacatcctccaaaaaaaaaaaatggtttactATGCTGATAAAACAACTCCATCAATCTAGCTTTCAAAGAATGTCTGAACATGCACCAAGCACACCATGCTACCACCCCTCGTTTGTACTTGAAAATGAAGAGTTTAGCACATttgcccagtagaaaaatctctgCTAACTTTATATGTTAATAAAatgataagtgccaaaaaaatagtttagtatgagcaaaatattttaattaaagGTAGAACCTACAACGCTATCCTTCCTTTAGAAAACATAGACTTCTTCTTCAATCACGCTAATCCTCTCATCTCCACACGCACACGCACCCACATCTATTTTTAATAACTCAAGTTAACCTCTATTGTATCATCCATCGTATCCCTTTCATCACATCATCTTGTTAATGTTGATATACCATTATTTAAAGTACTTTCTCAAATaccattatttattttttcatgaaaTATACCATTTCTTCTAGACTGAGATACGAAGACTGTGTTCATGTGAAAGAGAGGACACTGCAAACAATCGAAAGTTGGTCAACCAGATTGctttcctttttatttctcCAATCTCACTTGTATACCATCCCTTGCCGCCACCACCTCTTCCACCAACAACCAGTCAACACCACCCATTCCCAGCATTGCTCCACTGTCTCTTATAGACAGCCTttttggaacacacacacacactctctctctctctctctctctctctgccaccTCAGTATTCACCCCAAAAAAGTTACCAGTCTAATGACTGAATCACTTCCACATCTTTCAACCAACACTCGTTATTACACTGCACCAACACTTTAATCTCGTTGAAGCCCATTGCAACTATAACAACCTCTTGACACCAGCAGCTGTCGCATCTCTTGACTCGAAATGGGagcaaatttgaaaaagaatctTAGAGTGTCGCTTAGCTAGAGCCCACGATTGCCAATGACCACGTGTGATGGCCACCACCTCTATCTTTCTCGTTCTCTTGCCTTCTTTCTTCACCCATGCATCTTTCGTTGGTAGCTTGCTTCGTcccctctctatctctatcaCCTCTCTTCCCCAATCACACTCTGTTTCACTACCACAATCTGATTTGACTGAAAGATTTATATCTTCAACCAAATCTCAGAGGGGTGTGGTTACCGCGGATTGGGGAAAAGGAAAGAATTGAGTTGTTGTGCCAGGTGCATCCATGGTTGAAGGGCCAAAATGGGACAGACTTTGGAGGGTCAGTGTCATGGGTGGGAGCTGTGAGGGTggagggagagatagagagggatTGTGACccagagagagaggtgtttaaATGGGTGTTGAATATTGGATTTTTTGGGGTCAAACAGTAGGGAATAGCCTTCATATATGATGAGAATTGCAATAACGAGATACTACACCATTATGTGTGAGTCTGCTAAATCAAATCAAGCCCAACATACACAATTCAAGAAATAGCCCGTTAATTGGTTAGAAGTAAATCAACTAAGAAAGAATCCCATGTGGAAGAAACAATAATCAATTCTTGCCTTTGGAAAGATTTGATCCCTTGACCTTTCAGCTGAGATGATACACGGGTGGCCAACGAGGCTTGCCCTAGTTGATTTGTGGTGAGAGCTGTGGGTTGTAGAGACTTTTGGTTTGGTGTCAGTTATTGAAAATGCTTTAAATATTATTCTAACAAAAGTTCAATAAACATTGAAAGAGTAAGAGAGAAGACAGTATCACCGAAATAGCAATAAACGGAAGCTTTAGGAGAGAAACAAACAGAagaagtttgaagtttgaagtACATCAGAAGTAAAATTAGAAAGTGGCCGGATAGTCGATAGATATGTAGACTGAACATTCACATTTTGATgtgtgatctctctctctctctctctctctctctctctctctctctctctctctcatcacattCGTTATCTTTTGTACTTCCAAGTTCTCTGATAAATTGGAGATGTGTCCTTGTTCTTTAACCCTTCTGTGTTTAGAATAATAGGAATTCTACTACATGTTTCAAAGGGGTGCTTGCTTGCAAACCCAACGTTTGGAATTTACATTTCTTCTGGGGTGTTTTGGTAAGTTACTGGGGACACATTAGGTCTTGTTTCCCATTCGCAATCCTTTTTGTTGTAccgaacacgaaattgagaatataacaaatcaacaagcgataaacaaaaacacaaggatatacgtggtttcgttcaagcacaaagcaaaaacgtactccacgggaaaaagagcaagaggattcactataaacggggagagaaacaaagagccgactatacccgtaactctacttgaagcaccaaacagatatttagaaacaaatctctggtggaacccaaaagggagacacaaacccttggtgaaaccctaagagcataaacaaaaccctaatatctaagactttgaacaaaagaccataaccctaggaacccccaaggtccctatttataggaaaacactaaataaatcTAAACCGAATAGGAATAAATTaaaatcctagtcaatttaaaaattctagtcaatttccaacactTTTTGGTATGCCTGTGCCATCAAAGGGAAACACTCATCAGCCGTCTTATTGGaaatgaaatgaattgaatATTTCTTTCGAAATAGTTGGAAGTGCCTCAGATGGTATGTCCGTATTGGACGGAGAGCAAactatcttttccttttttcccattttttgttCACTTTATCCATTTCTGAGGTGCctcgaataatttttttcaaaagaaatagACACGTGAAGAttcacttttcttttcattttacaTACCGCGGATCCTTGTATtctattttggaattttgaaatCTGCGTTTTCTTTTCCGAATCTTagaggtaattttttttacgcAGTATGTGTAGATGAATGTTTGGACAATTACATTATCTGTTATTCTTTCTTATTCCTCTGCTGCCATGTGCCCTTCTAAGTCCAAATGTGCATGTATAGGCAGTTTCCTGcctaccctctctctctctctctctctctctctctctctctctctaagtagATATACTTGGTAGTTTCATAAATAAAGTACACTCGGAAATTCTCGCTTTTCTTCATGCATGTCCTGGTGTGGTCCATGATAAATGTAAGGGGTAGTTTGATAGTTTCAAAAGATTCAATGATTTAGGATGATGAAGGGCCTACTTGGGGTATTGACTAGGCATGCATCATTAAAGGCTGTGGAACGACTCGAATACTCGATAGTTTTACTTATCGGCTTAATTGTATGGAAAGCCTCTTATTGACTATTCAAAAGAATGTCCAGATCACTGAGAATGAAATGCCTCTTATTCATGACTATTCAAAAGAAGCCCAACAATCTCCTGTCATTCCTCTTGAAGAGCCTCTTAATGTTTCATGTGTCGGTACTGTGGGAGAATCGAAGAAATTGGTTGCTGGTCTTGCATTTGAAATGTGCTTAAAGGCGTCTAATTTGTCCAAGTCTTCTAGTGAGTCGACAACATCGATCAAAGACTATTGCTGAACATCAAAAGTTTGTTGTCTCTAGGATTCAAAGATGCAGGAGATAATTTAAACCAAGTCATATTGCAGGAATTCCAAATTATCAGGGATGAGATGCCTCCTATTGAAGACTCAGGTAATTTCCCCGAAGATACTAGGGTTGGGAGTGAAGAATCTAGTGTTCCATCTTCTAACAAGACCAATGAAGTGAAGCAAACAGTTTCTAGTTTGGAAAGTAGTACTAGTAACCCTTCAATAGTGACTGGATGGCTTCCAAAGCTTTGCTTATGCATTACGTACCAAAAGAGATAGCTTGCGAACCTAGCTGTTGCGTTGGTGATCAATGTGCAACATATCTTATTTTGAACTCCAAATTGCCTGATCACATGTGTTCAAGGAAGCATGGAAACTCACAAAATTCGGCCAACTTCTATTTTCATCCGGGAGGATTTCAAGGATTTTTCTTCTACTTCAATCGATTCCATCATCCCAGAGAAATTCAACTTCGGAAATGGAATGACATCgttgctttcttttcttccagCTTTGAAGAAGATACGACGACTTCTATATGCAGATTTTGATTTGAAGATATGGTTCCAATTGAAAGCTTATGGACTGCCATTCTTCAACATTTCAAAACTCGAGGTCGACTTTTCTCTAACAAGGGGAGAATGATGAGGTCCATTATTAATGCAGCGGGTAGCGTAGTTTCAAAAGATTCAATGATTTGGGATGATAAAGGGCCTACTTAGGGTATTGACCAAGCATGGATCATTATATCTAGGATGTTAAACACATTCATCCTATTCAGCCATCTGGGTAATAGTAACAGTCTCTGGCATTAAACCCATTATATGAGCCTATATATTGATGTACTTCAAGAGTTTGAGATATGAATGATTGAAAATTTACTAGAGCTTTAAGCTTCtatgattgtgtgatgcaatctcatctttggtgtgatgctaaagaggCCGTAGGTGTAATGCCTTTGGTAACCTAGGTGTGAGGTCTAGATCTATCCTTCTCTAACCCTTTCTGTCCTTGCAAATTACTATTCACGTGCACTATCCACAGCCCCAGTTTCTTTGTGTTTGATCTTACTTAGCCTACTTTTAATTCTGTCCTGCATCATGTCCTCCCATAGCTAGTTTTGTTAAACTGCATGTGTTTCCATTTGcagccaccaccacctccgcgtTTGAGGAGTAAAATGGATTCTCTCATATTCCTACCAGATTCAACTAAACCTGTGAAGGTTGAAGAAACTGCTGCGGCATTTACGGATTCATTGTCTGTGCCCCCACCAGGTAGCGAAGATATTACCTCAAAAGAAGCTACTGGGGAATTTCAGAATGATGTGGAAGTTGAAAATGTTGAGAGGCCAGTTGGCCTCTACAGGGTACGTGGTCTTCTGTCTCATAATAGTATATGCCATGTTCTGCATGCAGGTAAAATTGACATGGTAACATGGCATGTTACTCAACCATAACCGTTTGTACactatgtttgttttttgtttttcctgccGTCTGTTAATAAGTTGTCGACGTGTCGTACGGATTGAGGAAGATTGATTACAACCCTGCTGGGTGTCCCCTAGGAAAACGGAAGGAAAGTAAAATCATTTTGTTTCTAATTATTTCATCGATCAATATAGGCTTCCTCTGGCTACCTAAGTTGGGCAATCAATACCTTGTGAGATTTTCTTTATATGGATAAAAGTGACGTGGATAACATGGTTTGTTGGCCAATATGACAGTTTTGTATATGCAACTTTGTATACAGACGCTTCATGGTTTTAGCTTTCTCTGGTTATTGTTTTCCTCATGCCGGCAATATTCTCTGATGATTCAGATAGATGAAGAGGAAAACTCTAGTCCCAACCAAGTTGAGGATcccgaaaaagaaaaatgaaaaagtttAAATGGAGATGAGTCTCTATTTTGGTTGTTGAGTCTCTATATTCAGAGATCTAAAATGAGGTCTCTACTTTAGAGCTCTAAAATAGAGCTTGGTTGGAGTTTATTTGATCTCTATATCTCCCAAAATATAGAGATATAGAGCTTGGTAGGAAATGCTCTTATGAAACCCCTCACATGGTATATATGAAGATGACATCTAAAATGTGCTGCCTCTAATATTAGAGCAATGTTATGGTAACCATGTCTAAGTACATATTTTGATAGAACGTACTCCATTACATGATAAATGGGGCATATTTTATCAGTGCAGTGGTGACATGTACATCACATGATATCCAAAATGTGGTACTTAGATATGGTCACTGTAATatcccaaaatttttaataaataaaaatttcgtgatattatttcaaaaaaattatttccgttcttattcaatttttgaataattaatttgaTTAGATATACTTTTAAATTCGATTTGGGTGTATTATTTCTCGTGTAAATATTTC
This region includes:
- the LOC131307387 gene encoding G patch domain-containing protein TGH-like; its protein translation is MRCLLLKTQPPPPPRLRSKMDSLIFLPDSTKPVKVEETAAAFTDSLSVPPPGSEDITSKEATGEFQNDVEVENVERPVGLYRASSGYLSWAINTL